A DNA window from Engystomops pustulosus chromosome 10, aEngPut4.maternal, whole genome shotgun sequence contains the following coding sequences:
- the PPIL1 gene encoding peptidyl-prolyl cis-trans isomerase-like 1 — protein sequence MAGIPPDNWRPVTICLDTSMGAITVELYWDHAPRTCKNFAELSRRGYYNGTKFHRVIKDFMVQGGDPTGTGRGGGSIYDGKHFADELHPELKFTGAGILAMANAGPDTNGSQFFLTLAPSQWLDGKHTIFGRVCNGIGTLNRLGMVETDSQDRPLDEVKILRAYPQG from the coding sequence ATGGCGGGGATCCCACCAGATAACTGGCGGCCGGTCACCATCTGCCTGGACACCAGCATGGGCGCTATTACGGTGGAGTTATACTGGGACCACGCACCCCGGACGTGTAAGAACTTCGCGGAGCTCTCCCGCCGCGGATATTATAACGGGACCAAGTTCCACCGCGTCATCAAGGACTTCATGGTGCAGGGCGGGGACCCTACCGGCACCGGGCGCGGGGGAGGCTCCATCTATGACGGGAAACACTTCGCCGATGAGCTGCACCCGGAGCTGAAGTTCACCGGAGCCGGGATCCTCGCCATGGCCAACGCCGGGCCCGACACCAACGGCAGCCAGTTCTTCCTCACCCTGGCCCCGTCACAATGGCTGGACGGAAAGCACACCATCTTTGGGAGAGTGTGCAATGGCATCGGCACCCTGAACAGGCTGGGCATGGTGGAGACCGACAGCCAGGACCGGCCGCTGGACGAGGTCAAGATCCTGCGGGCCTATCCCcagggctga